The Mesorhizobium sp. M3A.F.Ca.ET.080.04.2.1 genome contains the following window.
TCCATTCGGATGCTTTCGAATGTGCTGCAGCAGGATGGCTTCTAAAGCTTCCGCGAAAGCATCGCTACTATGGCATCAGGTAGTTGACGTACCACCCATCGCTGCCCATAGCGCCTCCGGACAAATGTCCAAGGAGATCAGCAGGGTCGCGTCGCCAGAGGTTGTGTCGCTCGGCGGTAGCGAAGCCGCTCGCGAGCGCGCTCCTCAATAGCGCCGTAGCGAGCGAGCGGCTTCGCGGCGGTCATCAATATTCGCCGTTCAACCTCGGGCTGCGGACACCAACCTGATTCAAGAAACTATTTGATGACCGATGACACAGCGAAAGCCACGCTCTCTTTGAGAAGAATGCGGATTCCGATCTCTTGCGCGATGACTGGCCCGAGCCGCCGGATCAAGAGGGCGGGGCCGCCGTGGACCCCCTTGACGGAAAGCCCGTTCGTAGGCCAGGCGGAAGCAACCGGGAGACGCGCTGGCGAAGGGCCGCATCGGTTTCGAGAACGTCCACTACCGCGACGGCAACCATCCCCGGCCGCAGCTGGGCTGCTGCCTTCAGGCGAGTCGAAAAGGAGATCGTCCGGGAGGGTGAAGGCGTTGACGAGGTGAGCCGTGAGTAAGCAATCAAGCTCTGATCGGGATCGACTAACACTGTTTCCATCCGACCGATGGTTGACCTGTGATCGGCGTTACCTCAAGCTAGGCAGGCCGACAAGCTCGGTTGGAAGGCGAAGACCTTTCGATGAGCTCGTCTCCGAAATGCTCGAGGCCCACTGCCGCGCCTACAGGAACATACTGGCGTAACGTGAAAACACGATGGCGTCGCGGGCAGGTGCATCTGTCGTGGGGCCATCCGCACTGCCAGGCACGCCCTCTCGGCCGGCATGCACTCAGGTCCGGTCGTTTGGGTCGGCGAATTCACACATCCTGCAAAGCAGAAAACCATCTGCTCCATTCATGCGGTCGACGATTTCGCGAAAAACTGGCTTTTCAAACAGAGCGGAGTAACCCTCATATAGAAGGTTGCCCAATACGTGACGCCGTTCAAAATCCATAGAGCACAGGGTAACGTCGCCGTTTGGAAGAAGAACATTCCGATACTGTCGTGCGTCCACGCAGGTTAGGGCTCCGACCACTGGCTGACGTGGTGCAACGATCTTAGGGTCGACGCTTCCACCCCTACTGCTCACCGGCCGCGCTTTTATCAGGGCTTCGGTAGGAATAATGTCGGCTATATCTGGGTGGGGCTCGCCCAAGGCCACGAATCGGATCAAGGGGATGTCCGCGTCGACGAGTTGACGAACCAGATCGCGATACTTGTCTCCGACCAGGCGGCTGTTCATGTAGGTGCC
Protein-coding sequences here:
- a CDS encoding SPASM domain-containing protein, whose product is MSHASHLDLEDFKRCLARVPTSVDIGFAGYSEPWLNPDCTEMVEHAFAKGHGIRIFTTLVGMNGQDLQRLQALPLGVFVVHVFDDGTYMNSRLVGDKYRDLVRQLVDADIPLIRFVALGEPHPDIADIIPTEALIKARPVSSRGGSVDPKIVAPRQPVVGALTCVDARQYRNVLLPNGDVTLCSMDFERRHVLGNLLYEGYSALFEKPVFREIVDRMNGADGFLLCRMCEFADPNDRT